The Paludisphaera rhizosphaerae genome segment GAGCCCTCGTTCGCGAGGCGGCCCGCGGCGGCGATGCTGAGGAATCCACGATCCCCTCGACAGGCGTCGTCGCCGTCAGGCAGGCCCTGGAAGACGCCCTCTCGATCGCCCCGCCGGTCCGCCCGGTCAGCGGCACGCGGCGGGTCGTGGCGCTCGTCGGGCCGACGGGTGTGGGGAAGACGACGACGATCGCCAAGCTGGCTGCGACTCTGAGGCTTCAGCAAGGGGCACGCGTCGGCCTGCTCACCGTCGACGCTTACCGCATCGCCGCCGTGGAACAGCTCAAAACCTACGCCGAGATCCTCGACGTGCCGATCGCCGCGGCCGACGACCCTGAGTCGGCCCGTGGGGCTCTCGACGGTCTCGACGCTGCGGACGTCGTTCTGGTCGACACGGCCGGACGAGGCCCTCGCGACCGTGAGCGCATCGGCGAACTGGGCGATCTTCTGGCTCGATTGCGGCCTGACGAGGTCCATCTGGTCCTGTCCGCGACCACGTCCGCGCGGGGCCTTGGCGCGTCGGCCGAACTGTTCGCCCCCGCGCATCCTGACCGCTTGATCTTGACCAAGCTCGACGAAGCCGAGACTCTTGGGCCCTTGCTGGCCGTCCTCGGCCGAGCCGACCTCCCCGTCTCCCATCTGACGACGGGGCAGGCCGTGCCCGACGACGTCGAGGCCGCCTCGCGGGGCCGCCTCGCTCGGTTGATCCTCGGCGAGGAGGCGGTCGCATGAGCGTGAAGCCGAAACCGAAACCGATTCGCGTCGACGAGATCCCCCGGAGGCGTTCCATGGACGACCAGGCCGAGAGCCTCAGACGACTGGTCCAAGCACGCCGCGATTGGGAAAGGCTCACCACCGGCCCTCCTCGGCGTCGGCGGGTGGAGGACGAGCCGTCGCGGAGGCCGACTTCGGCGTTCGGAGGCGGAGAATCACGCGGAAGCAGACGCGACGAAACGCGGAATCCGGGCTG includes the following:
- a CDS encoding flagellar biosynthesis protein FlhF, which codes for MSAAGPAGRAVVAGAAKVRTYRGRTMREALTRVRRDLGGDAVILAAREVRRRRLFGLGPDQSVEVDASPPRSEWLATPADSRPPRGLGGDLGKLHMMVGAVSRRGAVEQWTPELPSGLATAYARLLDLDAPEPQARALVREAARGGDAEESTIPSTGVVAVRQALEDALSIAPPVRPVSGTRRVVALVGPTGVGKTTTIAKLAATLRLQQGARVGLLTVDAYRIAAVEQLKTYAEILDVPIAAADDPESARGALDGLDAADVVLVDTAGRGPRDRERIGELGDLLARLRPDEVHLVLSATTSARGLGASAELFAPAHPDRLILTKLDEAETLGPLLAVLGRADLPVSHLTTGQAVPDDVEAASRGRLARLILGEEAVA